A genomic window from Salinicoccus sp. RF5 includes:
- a CDS encoding DMT family transporter, with translation MKYTGIVLVMLAAMFWGISGGIADIWMEKDWDPLVISFYRGAVGFIFFFVWFIMHFKQNWITTPRFHLWSVLGGIGVAENFTFYFLAIQESSVAVAATLMYTAPIFVLLISFLFRIEQSTWFKWGCVVSVIIGIVLLTGAYDPESISTGIFGIAAGLAAGLSYALFIFGFKNASAIGSPQTVLTVAFFAFCLILVWIIDLGEALSVLTSPDVWWFLLLGAVGAGVSFIIYVIGVRRTAPTTASMVAMVEPVTASLFGVLLLGDQLAIIQILGMAIILVTITVLSVKQAG, from the coding sequence ATGAAATACACTGGCATCGTGCTCGTCATGCTGGCGGCCATGTTCTGGGGCATCAGCGGGGGGATTGCGGATATATGGATGGAGAAGGATTGGGATCCCCTTGTAATCTCATTCTACCGCGGAGCGGTCGGGTTCATATTCTTCTTCGTATGGTTCATCATGCACTTTAAACAGAACTGGATCACCACGCCGCGTTTCCACCTCTGGTCGGTGCTCGGGGGCATCGGCGTCGCAGAGAACTTCACATTCTATTTCCTCGCCATCCAGGAATCGAGTGTAGCTGTTGCGGCGACACTGATGTATACGGCACCGATCTTCGTCCTGCTGATTTCATTCCTCTTCAGGATAGAACAATCGACATGGTTCAAGTGGGGCTGCGTCGTTTCGGTCATCATCGGGATCGTCCTGCTCACGGGCGCCTATGATCCCGAGTCCATTTCGACCGGTATATTCGGCATTGCGGCCGGACTTGCCGCGGGACTGTCGTATGCCCTCTTCATCTTCGGGTTCAAGAATGCTTCCGCAATCGGCAGCCCGCAGACGGTGCTGACCGTCGCCTTCTTCGCATTCTGTCTTATCCTGGTCTGGATTATCGACCTCGGTGAGGCGCTCAGTGTCCTGACTTCACCTGACGTGTGGTGGTTCCTGCTGCTCGGTGCGGTGGGCGCCGGCGTCTCCTTCATCATCTATGTGATCGGTGTGCGCCGGACGGCACCGACGACCGCTTCAATGGTCGCCATGGTGGAGCCGGTGACGGCGTCGCTCTTTGGTGTGCTGCTGCTCGGCGATCAGCTCGCGATCATACAGATCCTCGGCATGGCGATCATCCTTGTGACGATCACCGTGCTCAGTGTCAAACAGGCAGGATAG
- a CDS encoding excinuclease ABC subunit UvrA, whose amino-acid sequence MSMIRIKGANQNNLKNVSVDIPKHKLTVFTGRSGSGKSSLVFNTLAAESERLLNETYSSYIQNQMTHYEKPDVDQIENLPVAMIINQKRLGGNSRSTVGTISDIYSSVRLLWSRIGEPFVGYSNIFSFNNPGGMCEECQGLGYVEDIDLEELLDFDRSLNEDAIKFPSFRPDSWRGKRYLYTGLFDNDKKLRDYTKEEMDTFLYTKPTKLKDPPDNWPRTAKFEGLIHRFRRSFLLNDNFEKKRFLADVERVVTSRKCPECEGKRLNRKVLSCKIDGLDIADFTALSIEEAIPFLKKLDDPKSEYIIRPLLAQMESLAYVGLNYLTLDRETPSLSGGESQRIKLIRHLNSPLSDLVYIIDEPSVGLHPEDIEKINTIMRSIRDKGNTVLVVEHDPDVVRIADHVIDIGPGAGQHGGEIIFTGSYEELMASSTPTATALGRTHGLKAHPREPEGFISLEHITKNNLEDVSVDIPKNVMSVITGVAGSGKSTLIKAGFKKDPEAVFIDQKPVHASNRSNLLTYMDLFDDIRTFFSQQTGLRKGMFSYNSEGACPECGGKGILKTELAFMPDFSQVCEVCGGTRYKPEVLEAKVDGYSIADILALTVEEALEIFTTNTHVISRLKNIQDTGLHYMTLGQSLDTLSGGEIQRVKLSRHLDSDASGKVFVFDEPTTGLHEDDIPTLLDCFSQLIEQGNTVILIEHNLTMMTHADWIIDVGPGAGMRGGNILYSGAPEGLLDVEGSVTARHIRRYIE is encoded by the coding sequence ATGTCAATGATACGAATAAAAGGCGCCAATCAGAACAATCTGAAGAATGTGAGCGTCGACATACCAAAGCATAAACTGACTGTATTTACAGGACGGTCGGGTTCGGGCAAGTCATCCCTTGTGTTCAATACGCTCGCCGCGGAATCGGAACGTCTGCTCAATGAAACATACTCAAGCTACATCCAGAACCAGATGACACACTATGAGAAGCCCGATGTGGATCAGATAGAGAACCTCCCCGTCGCCATGATCATCAACCAGAAGCGGCTCGGCGGGAACTCGCGTTCCACGGTCGGAACCATTTCCGATATATACTCTTCGGTAAGACTCCTATGGTCGCGCATCGGAGAACCATTCGTCGGCTACTCCAACATCTTCTCCTTCAATAATCCGGGCGGCATGTGTGAAGAGTGCCAGGGGCTCGGCTATGTGGAGGACATCGATCTTGAGGAACTGCTCGACTTCGACCGGTCGCTCAATGAGGATGCGATCAAGTTCCCTTCATTCAGACCGGACAGCTGGCGCGGGAAACGCTACCTGTACACGGGGCTCTTCGATAATGACAAGAAGCTCAGGGACTATACGAAGGAGGAGATGGACACCTTCCTCTACACGAAGCCGACGAAGCTGAAGGATCCCCCGGACAACTGGCCGCGGACGGCGAAGTTCGAAGGCCTCATCCACCGCTTCAGGCGTTCATTCCTGTTGAACGACAACTTCGAGAAGAAGCGTTTCCTGGCCGATGTGGAACGTGTCGTCACGAGCCGCAAATGTCCGGAATGCGAAGGGAAGCGGCTCAACAGGAAGGTGCTCTCATGCAAGATCGACGGCCTCGACATTGCAGACTTCACCGCCCTCTCCATCGAGGAGGCGATTCCGTTCCTGAAGAAGCTGGATGATCCGAAGTCGGAATACATCATCCGTCCGCTGCTTGCACAGATGGAATCTCTCGCCTATGTCGGACTCAACTACCTGACATTGGACCGGGAGACGCCATCGCTCTCGGGCGGGGAATCACAGCGCATCAAGCTGATCCGCCACCTGAACAGTCCACTGTCGGATCTTGTCTACATCATCGACGAACCGAGTGTCGGGCTGCACCCGGAGGATATCGAGAAGATCAACACCATCATGCGCTCGATACGCGATAAGGGCAACACCGTCCTCGTCGTCGAACACGATCCGGATGTCGTCCGGATCGCCGACCACGTCATCGATATCGGACCCGGTGCAGGCCAGCATGGCGGCGAAATCATATTCACCGGCTCATACGAGGAGCTGATGGCTTCAAGCACGCCGACCGCAACCGCCCTCGGCAGGACGCATGGACTGAAGGCACATCCCAGGGAACCGGAAGGCTTCATCAGCCTCGAACACATCACGAAGAACAACCTCGAGGATGTGTCGGTCGACATACCGAAAAATGTCATGTCGGTCATCACCGGTGTCGCAGGCTCCGGCAAGAGTACGCTCATCAAGGCCGGCTTCAAAAAGGATCCGGAGGCGGTATTCATCGACCAGAAGCCGGTCCATGCCTCCAACCGGTCGAACCTGTTGACCTATATGGACCTCTTCGACGACATCCGGACATTCTTCAGCCAGCAGACGGGGCTCAGGAAGGGCATGTTCAGCTACAATTCAGAAGGCGCCTGTCCCGAATGCGGCGGCAAGGGGATACTCAAGACCGAACTTGCCTTCATGCCGGACTTCTCACAAGTCTGTGAAGTCTGTGGGGGGACGCGGTACAAACCCGAAGTCCTCGAGGCGAAAGTTGATGGCTACTCCATCGCGGACATCCTCGCACTGACCGTCGAGGAGGCGCTCGAGATATTCACGACGAACACGCACGTCATCAGCCGCCTTAAGAATATCCAGGACACCGGCCTGCACTACATGACCCTCGGCCAGTCCCTCGATACGCTCTCGGGCGGTGAAATACAGCGTGTGAAACTGAGCCGCCACCTCGACAGTGACGCCAGCGGCAAGGTCTTCGTCTTCGACGAACCGACGACCGGCCTCCATGAGGATGATATCCCGACCCTGCTCGACTGCTTCAGCCAGCTCATCGAACAGGGCAACACCGTCATCCTGATCGAGCACAACCTGACCATGATGACCCATGCCGACTGGATCATCGATGTCGGGCCTGGCGCCGGCATGCGCGGCGGGAACATCCTCTACAGCGGAGCACCTGAAGGTCTTCTTGATGTAGAAGGATCGGTCACCGCCAGGCACATCAGACGGTATATAGAATAG
- a CDS encoding 2-keto-4-pentenoate hydratase — translation MAVTRLFSEEIYEAERQLKPIAPLTETYPDITAEEAYRIQLQYVERRLADGVDVVGKKIGLTSRAMQEMLGVDRPDYGHLLDDMIFESDVPVEAGRFIAPRVEFEIAFVLKKDIDGADATAESVRDAIDYVIPAAEIIDSRIRDWKIKFEDTVADNGSSAGAVLGRDHVALNDIDLPSVEMTVYKNGEKLDEGLGSAVLGNPLEAVVWLSKALHQYGISLKAGEVVLAGALTKAVDVVPGDRFKATFEGLGEVEVSFS, via the coding sequence ATGGCGGTTACGAGGTTGTTCAGCGAAGAAATATATGAAGCGGAAAGGCAGTTGAAGCCGATTGCCCCGCTTACGGAAACATACCCGGACATCACGGCGGAAGAGGCCTACCGGATCCAGCTCCAATATGTCGAAAGAAGGTTGGCCGACGGGGTGGATGTAGTGGGCAAGAAGATCGGTTTGACGAGCAGGGCCATGCAGGAGATGCTTGGCGTCGATCGCCCCGACTATGGCCACCTGCTGGATGACATGATCTTCGAAAGTGATGTGCCTGTCGAGGCAGGCCGTTTCATTGCCCCGAGGGTGGAATTTGAAATAGCATTCGTGCTGAAAAAGGACATTGATGGCGCGGATGCCACAGCGGAAAGCGTTAGAGATGCGATCGACTATGTGATTCCAGCTGCCGAAATCATCGACAGCCGCATCCGCGACTGGAAGATCAAGTTCGAAGACACTGTTGCAGACAACGGCTCATCAGCGGGGGCGGTCCTGGGCCGGGATCATGTGGCACTGAACGATATCGACCTCCCGTCGGTGGAGATGACGGTATACAAGAATGGTGAAAAACTGGATGAAGGACTGGGTTCTGCTGTTCTTGGCAATCCGCTTGAAGCGGTGGTGTGGCTGTCAAAAGCCCTCCATCAGTACGGCATTTCACTGAAAGCCGGGGAGGTCGTCCTGGCTGGCGCGCTGACGAAGGCTGTAGACGTCGTGCCGGGGGACCGGTTCAAGGCGACATTTGAAGGATTGGGTGAAGTGGAAGTTTCTTTCTCATAA
- a CDS encoding M20/M25/M40 family metallo-hydrolase, with the protein MEEGNERLDCREELLAITKRLVGIRSEVNTDGERVVAASIHGMLAAHPYFEAHPSQLVMEPTVNDERKRYNVMAHVRGTKGNSRRTVVLMGHMDTVGVEDFGAQQELAFRPDEWMAHLKGEGLPETVQAQLESDDWLFGRGVLDMKSGVASNLYLLTHYASNPEQLDGNIVFIAECDEEDGSHGILSALKTLKRWQSEEGFEYVAAINSDFVAPAHEGDENRYIYKGTVGKLLPSFFITGEETHVGSAFDGLDPNFIAAELTRQISYNPELCDVALGEATLPPVSLKQTDLKPSYTVQTALASYVYYNFFVHSWSPEKVLELLKAQAETAFRNAIETFRTRYRKYEAVSGRPGREVTWEPRVYTYDEMDTLLKEAHGEDYVQHMKDFKDALEEDESLDSRMLAARVVEEAWKFMPDKRPAIIVFYSSLYSPRVALTGEWENERRLLDALDDAIEAVQPEYGHPIVAKNFFPHISDMSFVAMSDDMSEIDDMVANTPSWGKKLYVDYQDVADLNIPVVNIGPYGEDGHKRLERMEMTYSLEVVPNLTNRVLRGVLESE; encoded by the coding sequence ATGGAAGAGGGTAATGAGAGGCTCGACTGCCGGGAGGAGCTGCTGGCGATCACGAAGCGGCTCGTCGGTATACGGAGCGAAGTCAATACGGACGGGGAGCGGGTGGTTGCTGCATCCATCCACGGGATGCTTGCGGCCCATCCGTATTTTGAGGCGCACCCGTCACAGCTCGTCATGGAGCCGACGGTCAATGATGAGCGGAAGCGGTACAATGTCATGGCGCATGTCAGGGGGACTAAAGGGAACAGCCGCCGTACAGTCGTGCTGATGGGGCACATGGATACGGTCGGTGTGGAGGACTTCGGCGCGCAGCAGGAGTTGGCATTCCGACCCGATGAATGGATGGCGCATCTTAAGGGCGAGGGGCTGCCGGAGACGGTGCAGGCCCAGCTCGAGTCGGATGACTGGCTTTTCGGCCGGGGTGTGCTGGATATGAAGAGCGGGGTGGCGAGCAACCTCTACCTGCTTACCCACTATGCCTCAAATCCGGAACAACTCGATGGCAACATCGTCTTCATCGCCGAATGTGACGAGGAGGATGGTTCGCACGGCATCTTGTCTGCCCTGAAGACATTGAAGCGCTGGCAGTCGGAGGAGGGGTTCGAGTACGTCGCCGCCATCAACAGCGATTTCGTCGCACCAGCCCACGAGGGGGACGAGAACCGCTACATATACAAGGGGACGGTCGGCAAACTGCTTCCATCCTTCTTCATCACAGGGGAGGAGACGCATGTCGGCTCGGCATTCGACGGGCTCGACCCGAACTTCATCGCAGCAGAACTGACTCGGCAGATCAGCTATAACCCGGAACTGTGCGATGTGGCGCTCGGAGAGGCGACCCTGCCGCCGGTCTCACTCAAGCAGACGGATCTGAAGCCGTCATATACCGTGCAGACGGCGCTGGCATCCTATGTGTACTACAACTTCTTCGTTCATTCCTGGTCGCCGGAGAAGGTGCTCGAGCTGCTGAAGGCACAGGCGGAAACGGCCTTCCGGAATGCGATTGAAACATTCCGTACACGCTACCGGAAATACGAAGCGGTGAGCGGTCGTCCGGGACGGGAGGTCACCTGGGAACCGAGGGTCTATACGTATGATGAAATGGATACGCTGCTCAAGGAGGCGCATGGTGAAGATTATGTACAGCATATGAAGGACTTCAAGGACGCGCTTGAGGAGGATGAAAGCCTCGATTCACGCATGCTTGCGGCCCGCGTCGTCGAGGAGGCATGGAAGTTCATGCCGGACAAGCGACCGGCGATCATCGTCTTCTACTCCTCCCTCTATTCCCCGAGGGTGGCCCTGACGGGTGAGTGGGAGAACGAGCGCCGGCTGCTCGATGCACTGGATGATGCAATCGAAGCGGTGCAGCCGGAGTATGGCCATCCGATCGTGGCGAAAAACTTCTTTCCGCACATATCCGATATGAGTTTTGTGGCGATGAGCGACGATATGTCGGAAATCGATGATATGGTCGCGAATACCCCGTCATGGGGAAAGAAGCTGTATGTCGACTACCAGGATGTGGCCGACCTGAACATCCCCGTGGTCAACATCGGCCCGTATGGCGAAGATGGACACAAGCGGCTTGAACGCATGGAGATGACCTATTCGCTCGAAGTGGTGCCGAACCTGACCAATCGTGTCCTGCGAGGCGTGCTAGAATCTGAATAG